From a single Pseudomonas cremoricolorata genomic region:
- a CDS encoding lipopolysaccharide biosynthesis protein, whose amino-acid sequence MKRDGYLRHLALSLGTNLAMLVLRLLRNVLLARVLGPAERGVFALLSTLPDLISAATSGGLNTALGYQAAKQRSMGLLLTQVLVYGCLLAGLMTLLCILVARQFGTHLEANAQLGLLVWLLLLAVPLSVLKTALLTLHNACGATGTYNALRLLESLLPLLLFGALLWLWRDAALEAAVLSWLCGLGLLASLGVYWLGRQHSIALCWDRAGQRELLAYSAKSHPDVLLRQAVLRGDYLLISAMLGSASLGQYAMATAAAELLFIVPEAVTTPLMKRLLQQETVMSKLTPLALRLTSTIMLGACLFMALIGEWLIVTLFGAEYRPAYPALLGLLPGLLGMSHASILRLDLLGKGRPGAVSWIMGLGAALNLVLNLLLIPHLGILGAALSSSAAYLAAALVMLGMYCRLSGVSIWQTLVVLPSDLGPLRQLLQRRPA is encoded by the coding sequence ATGAAGCGCGATGGCTACCTGCGTCACCTGGCGCTGAGCCTGGGTACCAACCTGGCCATGCTGGTCCTGCGCCTGCTGCGCAATGTGCTGCTGGCGCGGGTGCTGGGGCCTGCCGAGCGCGGGGTGTTCGCCCTGCTCAGCACCCTGCCCGATCTGATCAGCGCCGCCACCAGCGGCGGCCTCAACACCGCGCTCGGCTACCAGGCGGCCAAGCAGCGCAGCATGGGTCTGCTGCTGACCCAGGTGCTGGTGTACGGCTGCCTGCTCGCAGGGCTGATGACGTTGCTGTGCATCCTCGTCGCGCGCCAGTTCGGCACTCACCTGGAGGCCAACGCGCAGTTGGGGCTGCTGGTCTGGTTGCTGTTGCTGGCGGTGCCGCTGTCGGTGCTCAAGACCGCCCTGCTGACCCTGCACAATGCCTGCGGTGCCACCGGCACCTACAACGCCCTGCGCCTGCTCGAGTCGCTGCTGCCACTGCTGCTGTTCGGCGCGCTGCTGTGGCTGTGGCGCGATGCCGCGCTGGAGGCGGCGGTGCTCAGCTGGCTGTGCGGCCTGGGCCTGTTGGCAAGCCTTGGGGTTTACTGGCTGGGCCGCCAGCACTCGATCGCCCTGTGCTGGGACCGCGCCGGCCAGCGCGAACTGCTTGCCTACAGCGCCAAGAGTCATCCCGACGTGCTGCTGCGCCAGGCCGTGCTGCGGGGCGATTACCTGTTGATCAGCGCCATGCTCGGCAGTGCCAGCCTGGGTCAGTACGCCATGGCCACCGCCGCCGCCGAGCTGCTGTTCATCGTCCCCGAGGCGGTGACCACCCCGTTGATGAAGCGCCTGCTGCAACAGGAAACGGTGATGAGCAAGCTGACCCCGCTGGCCCTGCGCCTGACCTCGACGATCATGCTCGGCGCGTGCCTGTTCATGGCGCTGATCGGCGAATGGCTGATCGTCACCTTGTTCGGTGCCGAGTATCGGCCGGCCTATCCGGCGCTGCTCGGGCTGCTGCCGGGGCTGCTCGGCATGAGCCACGCGAGCATCCTGCGCCTCGACCTGCTGGGCAAGGGGCGTCCAGGCGCGGTGTCATGGATCATGGGGCTGGGCGCAGCGCTGAACCTGGTGCTGAACCTGCTGCTGATTCCGCACCTTGGCATCCTCGGCGCCGCGCTGAGCTCGTCGGCGGCCTACCTGGCCGCGGCGCTGGTGATGCTGGGGATGTACTGCCGGCTGAGCGGCGTGTCGATCTGGCAGACCCTGGTGGTGCTGCCCAGCGACTTGGGGCCACTGCGGCAACTGCTGCAACGGCGGCCGGCATGA
- a CDS encoding polysaccharide deacetylase family protein, giving the protein MSIKTFVKCACGWLYLNSAKGRRQLRERGVILMLHRVVQDDASAELAHRNELCVGAESFAGLLEWLREHFDCVPLMTLLDPPTAPRPGQRPPLALTFDDGWRDNAVHAFPLLRQYQVPASIFLSTDYIDSRQRFWWESIGETLWGSHGVASINPLLTQLQALGRPVPASVLHSFSNEARSRVLAGFLQSLKSLPPAQLHALTDACPLESLPQALDWHQVRQLEGSGLISFGPHGASHALLPGLSDEALHAELSRSRVALQEGCLQPLPVYCYPNGDHDARVRRQVAAQQYRYALGTRAAVCAVNDDPLALPRIGVSQRSARHPSLLAWRMSRGVPA; this is encoded by the coding sequence ATGTCGATCAAGACCTTCGTGAAGTGCGCCTGCGGCTGGCTGTACCTGAATTCGGCCAAGGGCCGTCGGCAGCTGCGCGAGCGCGGCGTCATCCTCATGCTGCACCGGGTGGTGCAGGACGATGCCAGCGCCGAACTGGCACACCGCAACGAGCTGTGCGTCGGCGCCGAAAGCTTCGCCGGTCTGCTGGAATGGCTACGCGAGCATTTCGACTGTGTGCCACTGATGACCTTGCTCGACCCGCCCACCGCACCCCGCCCCGGCCAGCGTCCGCCACTGGCGCTGACCTTCGATGATGGCTGGCGCGACAATGCCGTGCATGCCTTTCCGTTGCTGCGCCAGTACCAGGTGCCGGCGAGTATCTTCCTGTCCACCGACTACATCGACAGCCGCCAGCGCTTCTGGTGGGAAAGCATTGGCGAAACCCTCTGGGGCAGCCACGGCGTGGCCTCGATCAACCCGCTGCTCACGCAATTGCAGGCGCTCGGTCGGCCCGTGCCGGCAAGTGTTCTGCACAGCTTCTCGAATGAGGCACGCAGCCGCGTACTGGCCGGTTTTCTGCAGAGCCTGAAGTCACTGCCGCCGGCGCAGTTGCACGCGCTGACCGACGCCTGCCCGCTGGAGTCGCTGCCACAGGCGCTGGACTGGCACCAGGTGCGTCAACTGGAAGGCTCTGGGCTGATCAGCTTCGGGCCTCACGGTGCCAGCCATGCCCTGCTGCCGGGGCTGAGCGATGAGGCGCTGCACGCCGAGTTGAGCCGCTCCAGGGTGGCCTTGCAGGAAGGTTGCCTGCAGCCGCTGCCGGTGTACTGCTACCCCAACGGCGATCACGACGCGCGGGTGCGTCGCCAGGTGGCTGCGCAGCAGTACCGCTACGCCCTGGGCACCCGCGCCGCAGTGTGCGCCGTCAACGACGACCCCCTGGCATTGCCGCGCATCGGCGTCAGCCAGCGCAGCGCCCGGCATCCGTCGCTATTGGCCTGGCGCATGAGCCGCGGGGTACCGGCATGA
- a CDS encoding glycosyltransferase yields the protein MAESIFWSCLLLPLYAWLGYPLLLAVLALRRPTRQLPPITPLHVSVVVAAHNEQRHIEAKLANLLTQEVQLASLQIVVASDGSSDATVALARGLNDPRISVLDLPRQGKNATLNAAVAHCTGDILLFTDADVQWQGGAFAALLGPFADAQVGATAGNLLMPLSGTGMSYGEALYRRLEAWLRRLENRVGCCVSADGALQALRRELFQPIPPRVNDDFFISTCAPAAGLRLVYVDQARGIDHGTDEVERQFSRRQRVTVGGLLSLKARRALLDPRRHGLYAIALISHKLLRRLAPVLLLPLLLSNLWLLDESPFYRLSLGAQLLGYGAALLGLLDRRRRLPRVFRLAAFVLVTVAGMSSGLWQFLRGRSYTQWNPTQTR from the coding sequence GTGGCTGAATCGATCTTCTGGAGCTGCCTGTTGCTGCCGCTGTACGCCTGGCTCGGCTACCCGCTGCTATTGGCCGTGCTGGCCCTGCGACGCCCGACGCGGCAGCTGCCCCCCATTACCCCGTTGCACGTCAGCGTGGTGGTGGCGGCGCACAATGAACAGCGTCACATCGAGGCCAAACTGGCTAATTTGTTAACCCAGGAGGTGCAGCTCGCCAGCCTGCAGATCGTCGTCGCCAGCGACGGCTCCAGCGACGCCACCGTGGCCCTGGCGCGCGGCCTGAACGATCCGCGCATCAGCGTGCTCGACCTGCCGCGCCAGGGCAAGAACGCCACCCTCAATGCTGCCGTGGCGCATTGTACCGGCGACATCCTGCTGTTCACCGACGCCGACGTGCAGTGGCAAGGCGGCGCCTTCGCCGCCTTGCTCGGCCCGTTCGCCGATGCGCAGGTCGGGGCCACGGCGGGCAACCTGCTGATGCCGCTCAGCGGCACGGGCATGAGCTATGGCGAAGCGCTGTACCGACGCCTGGAGGCCTGGCTGCGTCGGCTGGAGAACCGTGTCGGCTGCTGCGTGTCGGCCGATGGCGCCCTGCAGGCGCTGCGCCGCGAGCTGTTCCAACCGATTCCGCCGCGGGTCAACGACGATTTCTTCATCAGCACCTGCGCCCCGGCGGCCGGCCTGCGCCTGGTGTATGTGGATCAGGCGCGGGGCATCGACCATGGCACCGATGAGGTCGAGCGTCAGTTCAGCCGCCGTCAGCGCGTCACCGTCGGCGGGCTGCTCAGCCTCAAGGCACGCCGCGCGCTGCTCGATCCACGCCGCCATGGCCTGTACGCCATCGCCCTGATCAGCCACAAGCTGCTGCGTCGCCTGGCCCCGGTGCTGTTGCTGCCATTGCTGCTGAGCAACCTGTGGCTGTTGGATGAAAGCCCGTTCTACCGCCTGAGCCTGGGCGCGCAATTGCTTGGCTACGGCGCGGCGCTGCTCGGCCTGCTCGACCGCAGACGACGTCTGCCCCGCGTCTTTCGCCTGGCTGCCTTCGTGCTGGTCACCGTGGCCGGCATGAGCAGCGGCCTGTGGCAGTTTCTGCGCGGGCGCAGCTACACCCAGTGGAACCCCACCCAGACCCGTTGA